A section of the Geminocystis sp. M7585_C2015_104 genome encodes:
- a CDS encoding DUF4281 domain-containing protein: MELNLLFSLANLYVIPLWMIMIFLPQWGLTQRIMKSYLPFIPLILLYIYLFAIS, from the coding sequence ATGGAGTTAAATCTTTTATTTAGTTTGGCTAATTTATATGTAATTCCCCTCTGGATGATTATGATTTTTTTGCCTCAGTGGGGGTTGACTCAGAGAATCATGAAATCCTATCTGCCATTCATCCCTCTCATTTTGCTTTACATTTACCTGTTTGCCATTAGT